Proteins encoded in a region of the Ziziphus jujuba cultivar Dongzao chromosome 3, ASM3175591v1 genome:
- the LOC132803310 gene encoding MDIS1-interacting receptor like kinase 2-like, whose amino-acid sequence MKSMAPWFPNLVVRLPDQFLLLFIIILLFLCSSTTCFAISGEAEALVKWKDSLDMNPTTHSLLRSWNLNSTVSTSHRLYNNTPCNWVGITCNGFGSVINITLYSSNLKDNKLGGPFPKHLERCANLENLNLRSNRFNGAVPFQIGNFHSLRNVDLSRNMLIGDLPPELGNLFLLETLNLSHNNFIGSIPASFQKLVSLTSVDVSYNQLEGPLPHIKAFIEAPLEALEDNKGLCGNNTSLKPCPTPKDKNRNQAVIAIVVSISSILFLLFIIVGIVFIYKRRVRNMDEPREIQTEAFFAAWNHDGKKVHEEIVEATENFDSKYCIGVGGNGSVYKTLLSTGQLVAVKKFHENDGIDHQQAFKSETSILPKVRHRNIIKLFGFCSHTRYSFLVYEFMELGSLVKILSDNEKATELEWFKRVNIVKGLAKATSYLHHECFPAIVHRDISSKNVLLDDECEAHISDFGSATTLDPVSSNWTPFAGTLGYSAPGRYSIKVPSKFKSTNSFFDLFGNQEMSCFSFRQKNII is encoded by the exons atgaagtcCATGGCACCCTGGTTTCCAAACCTCGTTGTACGGTTACCTGAtcagtttttgttgttgtttatcaTCATCCTACTATTTCTTTGTTCTTCTACTACTTGTTTTGCAATAAGTGGAGAGGCAGAGGCTCTTGTGAAATGGAAGGACAGCCTTGATATGAATCCAACTACTCATTCTCTTCTCCGCTCTTGGAATCTCAATTCTACTGTTTCAACTTCTCACCGTCTTTATAATAATACCCCCTGTAACTGGGTTGGGATCACTTGTAACGGCTTTGGCAGTGTCATCAACATTACTCTTTACAGCAGTAATCTGAAAG ACAACAAATTGGGTGGACCATTTCCCAAACATTTGGAGCGGTGTGCAAACCTAGAAAACTTGAACTTGAGAAGCAATAGATTCAATGGGGCTGTTCCTTTTCAGATTGGGAATTTTCACTCTCTTCGAAATGTTGATCTAAGTCGGAATATGCTTATAGGAGATTTGCCTCCAGAGCTTGGAAATTTGTTCTTGTTAGAAACACTCAACCTATCCCATAACAATTTCATAGGCTCAATACCAGCTTCATTTCAAAAGCTAGTAAGTTTGACATCCGTTGATGTATCCTACAATCAATTAGAAGGTCCTCTTCCCCACATCAAAGCTTTCATTGAAGCTCCTTTGGAAGCCTTGGAAGATAATAAAGGGTTGTGTGGTAACAACACTAGTTTGAAGCCTTGCCCCACACCtaaagataaaaatagaaatcaagCTGTAATTGCAATCGTAGTATCCATCTCCAGCattctatttttattgtttatcattgttgggattgtttttatttacaaaagAAGAGTGAGGAATATGGATGAACCAAGAGAAATACAAACTGAAGCTTTCTTTGCAGCATGGAACCATGATGGGAAAAAAGTTCATGAAGAAATAGTTGAAGCGACAGAGAATTTTGATTCCAAATATTGCATTGGAGTTGGAGGGAATGGAAGTGTGTATAAAACACTGCTATCAACTGGTCAACTTGTTGCTGTGAAAAAGTTCCATGAGAATGATGGAATAGACCATCAACAAGCTTTCAAAAGCGAGACAAGTATTTTGCCAAAAGTGCGCCATCGAAATATCATCAAgctttttggattttgttcGCATACAAGATACTCATTTTTGGTGTATGAGTTCATGGAACTGGGAAGTTTGGTAAAGATATTGAGCGACAATGAAAAGGCAACAGAGTTGGAATGGTTCAAGAGAGTGAATATTGTCAAAGGTTTGGCAAAGGCGACATCCTATCTGCACCATGAATGTTTTCCAGCTATAGTCCACAGAGACATATCTAGTAAGAATGTTCTGTTGGATGATGAATGTGAAGCTCACATTTCTGACTTCGGCTCTGCTACAACTTTAGATCCAGTCTCATCAAATTGGACTCCATTTGCAGGAACCTTAGGTTACTCAGCCCCAGGTAGGTATTCCATCAAAGttccatcaaaatttaaatccaCCAATTCATTTTTTGATCTCTTTGGTAACCAGGAAATGTCATGCTTTTCATTTCgacaaaaaaatatcatttga